A region of Candidatus Leptovillus gracilis DNA encodes the following proteins:
- a CDS encoding type II toxin-antitoxin system RelE/ParE family toxin — protein MIKSFADRRTQELYATGKAKRFPPDVAKRAARKLEYVDLATKLDDLRVPPGNRLHALEGDRKGQYSISINDQWRICFRFVDGDAYDVEVCDYH, from the coding sequence ATGATTAAGTCATTTGCGGATCGACGCACCCAGGAATTGTATGCTACAGGCAAAGCGAAAAGATTCCCACCAGATGTCGCAAAACGAGCAGCGCGCAAACTTGAGTACGTAGACCTGGCAACCAAATTAGATGATCTGAGAGTTCCGCCAGGAAATCGGCTTCACGCTTTAGAAGGGGACCGAAAGGGACAGTATTCCATCTCCATTAACGACCAATGGCGCATCTGTTTTCGGTTTGTTGATGGTGACGCCTATGATGTTGAAGTTTGCGACTACCATTAA
- a CDS encoding HigA family addiction module antidote protein — translation MSIPNTTGLKRKPTHPGEMLREDFLPDYGLTVSSLAAAIGVSRQSINEILRERRSVSPEMALRLARLFGNSPEFWLNAQRAVDLWEATQVTESDVARIQPLVVA, via the coding sequence ATGAGTATTCCTAACACAACCGGATTAAAGCGCAAGCCAACACACCCAGGGGAGATGTTGCGTGAAGATTTTCTACCAGATTATGGTCTAACGGTTTCCAGTCTAGCAGCCGCGATTGGTGTTTCTCGCCAATCCATCAACGAAATACTACGGGAACGCCGAAGTGTCAGCCCGGAAATGGCCCTGCGGCTGGCGCGTTTGTTTGGGAACTCGCCAGAGTTTTGGCTAAATGCACAGCGGGCGGTTGATTTGTGGGAAGCCACGCAAGTGACTGAAAGCGACGTGGCGCGTATTCAGCCGCTTGTGGTAGCTTGA
- a CDS encoding reverse transcriptase N-terminal domain-containing protein, translated as MKQLAITRASLESQSWTGAPARSADGWHDIAWHKVTRAVKRLQTRIVKAIQERRWGKAKALQRLLTRSFSGKALAVRRVTENQGKRTAGVDGVLWSTPESKRKAIETLQQRGYYAQPLRRVYIPKKNGKQRPLSIPKVQGHGFEPCPFFFPLTWSNSNTVGSDSPQSTQG; from the coding sequence ATGAAACAATTGGCGATAACGAGAGCCAGCCTCGAATCCCAATCATGGACTGGTGCGCCTGCCCGCAGCGCGGACGGTTGGCATGACATCGCGTGGCACAAAGTCACCCGCGCCGTGAAACGACTGCAAACTCGTATTGTGAAGGCCATTCAGGAAAGGAGATGGGGAAAGGCGAAAGCCCTGCAACGTCTCCTGACCCGCTCGTTTAGCGGCAAAGCACTGGCCGTGCGACGAGTGACCGAAAACCAGGGCAAACGTACCGCTGGCGTGGATGGTGTCTTATGGTCAACGCCAGAAAGTAAGAGAAAAGCGATTGAGACATTGCAACAACGCGGCTACTACGCCCAACCACTGCGGCGAGTGTACATCCCCAAGAAAAACGGTAAACAGCGCCCATTGAGTATTCCGAAGGTGCAAGGACACGGTTTTGAACCATGCCCTTTTTTCTTTCCCCTCACATGGTCAAACTCCAACACGGTAGGATCCGACTCGCCACAGTCAACACAAGGATGA
- the lepB gene encoding signal peptidase I gives MAVVESGAPTPHPLPDQISEVALRQPTQLVIREIIETLLLTFFIFWLVNSLVGRYRIDGSSMNPTLQNGQYLIINNISYYLNEPKHGDVIVFHHPRSDLNLIKRVIGLPGDQIDIGNQQVRVNGVVLDEPYISEEPQYTFSGVVPENQYFVLGDNRNNSSDSHSWSFLPRENIVGKAMVIYWPPGDWEAVPHYGFQNDN, from the coding sequence ATGGCCGTTGTAGAATCTGGCGCTCCAACACCACATCCGCTACCAGACCAAATTTCCGAAGTTGCGCTGCGCCAACCGACGCAGCTAGTCATCCGCGAAATTATCGAAACGCTGCTGCTCACCTTTTTCATTTTTTGGCTGGTGAACAGCCTGGTAGGTCGCTACCGCATTGATGGCAGCAGCATGAATCCCACTCTGCAAAACGGGCAATATCTCATCATCAACAATATCAGCTATTACCTGAATGAACCGAAACATGGCGATGTCATCGTCTTTCACCATCCGCGCAGCGACCTCAATCTGATCAAGCGCGTGATTGGTTTACCGGGTGACCAAATTGACATCGGCAATCAGCAGGTTCGGGTAAACGGCGTGGTATTAGACGAACCGTACATTTCGGAAGAACCCCAATATACCTTCAGCGGGGTCGTGCCGGAGAATCAATACTTTGTGCTGGGTGATAACCGCAATAATTCGAGTGACTCTCATTCATGGTCATTTTTGCCGCGCGAAAATATTGTGGGAAAGGCCATGGTTATCTACTGGCCGCCTGGTGATTGGGAAGCCGTGCCACATTATGGATTCCAAAACGACAACTGA
- a CDS encoding response regulator — MARIYVIDDDEQLLRMVGLMLDRGGHTTTLINDPIGGLEQLKNDKPDLLVLDVMMPDMSGHDIARQIRAYKGLENLPILILTARSQEVDRATAIKSGADDYLSKPVTSQELIERVDNLLHKRDNRTAPEKGILIALFGMRGGVGQTTLAVNLASALRRLSQEEVCLVDLSPAGGQAAMHLRLQTRTTWADLPTANDLEWSEFKERLTIHPSGLRLLAAPVVPQSATEPSPELTEALVSLLRSQMTFTVVDMPRVFGPTFTAVLEASDIALHVLAADVVSVQTAVQVDRLISKTGVTLRQKSYVLNHIQPETELPQSTVERGLNARVASKINFDPNQSRALSQGVPLTLTSAKSPLPTMMNRMAEVIYQRVVQAAGSKKQT, encoded by the coding sequence GTGGCGCGAATCTATGTGATTGACGACGACGAGCAGTTGTTACGAATGGTCGGCTTAATGCTGGATCGTGGCGGTCATACAACAACGCTCATCAACGATCCTATTGGTGGCCTGGAACAACTAAAAAACGATAAACCAGACCTGCTGGTCCTCGATGTGATGATGCCAGACATGAGCGGACACGACATTGCCCGCCAGATTCGTGCGTACAAAGGCCTGGAGAACCTGCCTATTCTTATCCTCACGGCGCGCTCTCAGGAAGTGGACCGGGCGACGGCCATTAAGAGCGGGGCCGACGATTATTTGAGCAAACCAGTCACGTCGCAAGAACTCATTGAACGAGTGGATAATTTACTGCACAAACGAGACAACCGCACCGCCCCGGAAAAAGGCATTTTGATTGCCCTGTTTGGGATGCGCGGCGGTGTGGGGCAAACAACATTGGCCGTTAACCTGGCCAGCGCGCTGCGCCGCCTGTCTCAGGAAGAGGTGTGCCTGGTAGATTTATCACCCGCTGGCGGGCAAGCGGCGATGCACCTACGGCTGCAAACCCGCACCACGTGGGCCGATTTACCAACCGCCAACGACCTGGAATGGTCGGAGTTTAAGGAGCGGTTAACCATTCATCCATCTGGTTTGCGACTGTTGGCGGCGCCGGTTGTGCCGCAGTCGGCTACCGAGCCATCACCGGAGTTGACTGAGGCGCTTGTATCGCTGCTGCGCAGCCAGATGACGTTTACTGTTGTAGACATGCCGCGGGTGTTTGGCCCAACGTTTACGGCCGTCTTAGAAGCCTCAGACATCGCCCTACACGTTTTGGCGGCGGACGTGGTTTCAGTACAAACGGCCGTCCAAGTAGACCGCCTGATTAGCAAAACCGGCGTTACCCTGCGGCAAAAAAGCTACGTCCTCAACCACATCCAGCCGGAAACAGAACTCCCCCAATCAACCGTCGAACGCGGCCTCAATGCCCGCGTTGCCTCCAAAATCAACTTCGACCCCAACCAGTCCCGCGCTCTGTCCCAGGGCGTCCCCCTCACCCTGACCTCCGCCAAATCCCCCTTGCCCACCATGATGAACCGCATGGCCGAAGTAATTTACCAGCGCGTCGTCCAGGCGGCCGGCAGCAAAAAACAGACCTAG
- a CDS encoding hydroxymethylglutaryl-CoA reductase, degradative, which translates to MTDKSSRLPGFYKKTLAERAAEVAQWADLTAEEIATITSKGLQPEQAELMIENVIGTYALPFGVAANFQVNGRDYLIPMVIEEPSVVAAISHAAKLIREGGGFTASTSDPVMIGQIQVLDIPDMDAAVVALQTHKAELMAQADCCDKLMVSLGGGARDMEFRPFPNTPVGPMLIVHLHYDCRDAMGANAVNTAVENLAPLVADLTGGRTNLRILSNLADQRTATASGLIPAAALERDGYTGAEVARLIEEANAFAIVDPYRAATHNKGIMNGIDAVVIATGNDWRAIEAGAHAYAARNGRYQALTDWRVTENGDLYGEITLPMAVGIVGGATKVHPTAKAAMKILGAKSASELAMVLACVGLAQNLAAMKALATVGIQKGHMRLHARQVAIAAGAANDQVQAIADRLTAEKKINIVRAQELLAEMGK; encoded by the coding sequence GTGACTGATAAATCTTCCCGTTTACCGGGCTTCTACAAAAAGACGTTGGCCGAGCGCGCCGCCGAAGTCGCCCAATGGGCCGACCTGACCGCCGAGGAAATAGCCACCATCACCAGCAAAGGCTTGCAGCCAGAACAGGCTGAGTTGATGATTGAAAACGTTATCGGCACCTATGCCCTGCCTTTTGGCGTGGCGGCCAATTTTCAGGTGAACGGCCGTGATTACCTCATCCCCATGGTCATCGAAGAACCCAGCGTCGTCGCCGCCATCAGCCACGCCGCCAAACTCATCCGCGAGGGCGGCGGCTTCACCGCCTCCACCAGCGATCCGGTAATGATCGGCCAGATTCAGGTACTAGACATCCCGGATATGGACGCCGCGGTGGTGGCGCTGCAAACCCACAAAGCCGAACTTATGGCCCAGGCCGACTGTTGCGACAAATTGATGGTTTCTCTGGGCGGTGGCGCGCGCGACATGGAATTTCGCCCCTTCCCCAACACGCCGGTCGGCCCCATGCTCATTGTCCACCTGCACTACGACTGCCGCGACGCGATGGGGGCTAACGCGGTGAATACGGCCGTCGAAAACCTGGCCCCCCTGGTGGCCGACCTCACCGGCGGGCGTACCAACCTGCGCATCCTCTCCAACCTGGCCGATCAGCGCACCGCTACCGCCAGCGGCCTTATCCCCGCCGCCGCCCTGGAGCGGGACGGCTACACTGGCGCAGAAGTGGCCCGCCTCATCGAAGAGGCCAACGCCTTCGCCATCGTAGACCCCTACCGCGCGGCCACGCACAACAAAGGCATCATGAACGGCATAGACGCCGTGGTCATCGCCACCGGCAACGATTGGCGGGCGATTGAGGCTGGGGCACATGCGTATGCGGCACGGAACGGCCGTTACCAGGCCCTCACCGACTGGCGCGTCACCGAAAACGGCGACCTGTACGGCGAAATTACCCTGCCGATGGCCGTCGGCATCGTCGGCGGGGCCACCAAAGTTCACCCCACGGCCAAAGCGGCCATGAAAATTCTGGGCGCTAAATCCGCCTCCGAACTGGCGATGGTGCTGGCCTGCGTTGGTCTGGCGCAAAACCTGGCAGCAATGAAGGCTCTGGCCACCGTTGGCATCCAAAAAGGCCACATGCGCCTCCATGCCCGTCAGGTCGCCATCGCCGCCGGCGCGGCCAACGACCAGGTGCAGGCCATCGCCGACCGCCTGACCGCCGAAAAGAAAATCAACATCGTCCGCGCACAGGAACTGCTGGCGGAGATGGGGAAATAG
- a CDS encoding hydroxymethylglutaryl-CoA synthase encodes MNTYNSSPGLMKPDRPVGIVGYGAYVPRYRIPAAEISRMWTGGTAGVPIKEKAVNGLDEDVATMSIEAARNAMLRAQINPQEIRAVWVGSESHPYAVKPTSTIVAEAIGAVPHTQAADWEFACKAGTEAMQAAIAFVGSGMARYALSIGMDTAQGRPGDALEYTAAAGGAAVLIGPADESLAIINGSYSFVTDTPDFWRRAHADYPSHGDRFTGEPAYFKHILGAAEALMAAIGRTAADYRWAVFHQPNAKFPERVAQSLGFAPEQFKVGLLSPRIGNTYSGSTMIGLTAILDVAEPGDRILMVSYGSGAGSDAFDLQVTERLAAMRGRAISTEAYISRRTEIDYATYTRYRDKLKM; translated from the coding sequence ATGAACACTTACAATTCATCACCCGGACTTATGAAACCCGACCGTCCGGTGGGCATTGTGGGTTATGGGGCGTATGTGCCCCGTTACCGCATTCCCGCCGCGGAAATCTCGCGCATGTGGACCGGCGGCACGGCCGGCGTGCCCATTAAGGAAAAAGCAGTCAACGGACTCGACGAGGACGTGGCAACCATGTCCATTGAAGCGGCGCGCAATGCCATGCTGCGGGCGCAAATCAACCCGCAAGAGATTCGCGCCGTGTGGGTGGGCAGCGAAAGCCACCCCTACGCCGTCAAACCCACCAGCACCATCGTCGCCGAGGCGATTGGCGCCGTACCCCACACCCAGGCGGCCGACTGGGAGTTTGCCTGCAAAGCGGGCACAGAAGCAATGCAGGCGGCTATCGCCTTTGTCGGCTCCGGCATGGCTCGTTATGCCCTCAGCATCGGCATGGACACGGCCCAGGGTCGGCCAGGTGACGCGCTGGAATATACAGCGGCGGCCGGCGGTGCGGCCGTGCTGATTGGCCCGGCCGATGAGTCGCTGGCAATCATCAACGGCTCCTACTCCTTCGTCACCGATACGCCAGATTTTTGGCGGCGCGCCCACGCCGATTATCCGTCGCACGGCGACCGTTTCACCGGCGAGCCAGCTTATTTTAAGCACATTTTAGGCGCGGCCGAGGCCCTCATGGCGGCCATCGGCCGCACCGCCGCCGATTATCGTTGGGCCGTCTTCCACCAACCCAACGCCAAATTCCCGGAACGGGTAGCCCAGTCGCTGGGCTTTGCCCCAGAGCAGTTCAAGGTCGGCCTGCTTAGTCCGCGCATCGGCAACACCTACTCTGGTTCCACCATGATTGGCCTGACAGCCATCCTGGACGTGGCCGAGCCAGGCGACCGCATCCTCATGGTAAGCTACGGCTCCGGAGCCGGCTCCGACGCCTTCGATCTGCAAGTCACCGAACGGCTGGCCGCTATGCGCGGCCGGGCCATTTCCACCGAAGCCTACATTTCACGCCGCACGGAAATTGACTATGCGACTTATACACGCTATCGGGACAAACTGAAAATGTAG
- a CDS encoding thiolase domain-containing protein: MNVSIIGVGQTEVKEMWETSIRHLAWYAIEAALDDAHVSKVDALFVGNMLAGELSQQNHLGALVADFAGMRGIEAVTVEAADASGGMALRQAVLAVKSGLVETALAVGVEKMTDQTGSIVTAAMAYGLDADYEAMQGLTMAGMGALLMRRYLFEHHTEIADFAGFSVNAHANGADNPLAMFRNRIKAERFASAPLVADPVNLFDMAPAADGAAAVIVTRREKAMDMVPQPVEIIGSAAATDTIALHDRSDVLRLRAAELSAQKALAQAGLSPNDMDLFELHDSFTVLAALSLEAAGFAARGEGWKLARDGEIGRNGRIPISTFGGLKARGNPMGATGMYQIVEVARQLRGQAGDNQVAGAKIGMAQNLGTSGATAVTHILRLRE; this comes from the coding sequence ATGAACGTATCAATCATCGGCGTTGGACAAACTGAAGTTAAAGAGATGTGGGAAACGTCTATCCGCCATCTGGCGTGGTACGCCATTGAAGCGGCGCTGGACGATGCCCATGTGAGCAAAGTAGACGCCCTGTTTGTCGGCAATATGCTGGCTGGGGAATTAAGCCAACAAAACCACCTAGGCGCGCTGGTGGCCGATTTCGCCGGGATGCGCGGCATCGAGGCGGTGACGGTGGAAGCGGCCGACGCTTCTGGGGGTATGGCGCTGCGGCAGGCGGTGTTGGCTGTCAAGAGCGGCCTGGTGGAGACGGCGCTGGCTGTCGGCGTGGAAAAAATGACTGATCAGACCGGCTCTATCGTGACCGCGGCCATGGCCTATGGCCTGGACGCTGATTACGAGGCCATGCAAGGGTTGACGATGGCTGGAATGGGCGCGCTGCTGATGCGCCGCTATCTGTTTGAGCATCACACCGAAATAGCCGATTTTGCCGGTTTTAGCGTGAACGCCCACGCCAACGGCGCTGATAATCCGCTGGCGATGTTCCGCAACCGCATCAAAGCGGAGCGCTTTGCTTCGGCGCCGCTGGTGGCTGACCCGGTAAACCTGTTCGACATGGCGCCGGCGGCCGACGGCGCGGCCGCAGTGATCGTAACCCGCCGGGAGAAAGCGATGGACATGGTGCCGCAGCCGGTGGAAATTATCGGCTCGGCAGCGGCTACGGACACCATTGCCCTGCACGACCGCAGCGACGTGTTGCGCCTGCGCGCCGCCGAACTGAGCGCGCAAAAGGCGCTGGCTCAGGCGGGGCTGTCGCCTAACGACATGGATTTGTTTGAGCTGCACGATTCCTTTACCGTGCTGGCGGCGCTGTCGTTGGAAGCGGCCGGCTTTGCGGCGCGGGGCGAGGGGTGGAAGCTGGCCAGAGATGGGGAAATTGGGCGGAACGGCCGTATTCCCATCAGCACCTTTGGCGGCTTGAAGGCGCGAGGCAATCCCATGGGGGCGACAGGCATGTACCAGATCGTCGAAGTGGCGCGGCAGCTGCGCGGCCAGGCGGGTGACAATCAGGTCGCCGGGGCGAAGATCGGCATGGCGCAAAACCTGGGCACAAGTGGGGCAACGGCCGTGACGCACATTTTACGCCTGCGTGAATGA
- a CDS encoding Zn-ribbon domain-containing OB-fold protein codes for MEVSRHWRLQAQRYQLVGETCDSCGVKLFPPRDVCLVCEEPAQELYTFTGLGEIYSYTTIYDAPAGFEHNAPYMVALIKLEEGPMITAQLTDMAPGEAEIGMPVEMVTRKLRSDGDEGMIVYGYKFRPAVLETVVA; via the coding sequence ATGGAAGTTTCACGTCATTGGCGTTTACAGGCACAGCGGTATCAACTCGTAGGCGAGACCTGCGATTCTTGCGGCGTTAAATTATTCCCCCCGCGTGACGTTTGCCTGGTTTGCGAAGAACCGGCACAGGAGTTGTACACCTTTACCGGGCTGGGCGAAATTTACTCTTACACCACGATTTATGACGCGCCAGCCGGTTTTGAGCACAATGCGCCGTACATGGTGGCATTAATTAAACTGGAAGAAGGCCCGATGATCACCGCGCAGTTGACGGACATGGCTCCTGGCGAAGCGGAGATTGGCATGCCGGTAGAGATGGTGACGCGCAAGCTGCGCAGTGATGGGGATGAGGGCATGATAGTGTATGGGTATAAATTTAGGCCGGCTGTTTTGGAAACGGTCGTTGCCTAA
- a CDS encoding LLM class flavin-dependent oxidoreductase, whose amino-acid sequence MSSQTESSQQPDAPQRFEIGLYSFAELTPDPRTGRQISPAQRLGNLLEEIELADQVGLDVFALGEHHRPDFVSSSPAVILAAAAARTHSIRLSSAVTVLSSDDPVRVFQDFASLDLLSQGRAEIMAGRGSFIESFPLFGYDLRDYNTLFAEKLELLLKLRAAERVSWSGKHRPALQDQGVYPRPFQAQLPIWVAVGGTPESVIRAATLGLPLAIAIIGGLPEQFAQLVTLYRGVALQNGHDLNNMPVSINSHGFIADNSQQAVAEAFPVFQQTMNKIGRERGWPPMTRQQFDASCTLRGANFIGSPAEVIEKILFQHKIFRHQRFLLQLSVGTMPHDKVLRAIELLGTKVAPLVRDEVARQTAAG is encoded by the coding sequence ATGTCTTCACAAACCGAGAGCAGCCAACAACCGGACGCACCGCAGCGCTTTGAAATCGGCCTCTATTCCTTTGCCGAACTGACGCCCGACCCGCGCACCGGCCGGCAAATCAGCCCGGCGCAGCGGCTGGGCAACCTGCTGGAAGAAATCGAACTGGCCGATCAGGTAGGGCTGGACGTGTTTGCCCTCGGTGAACACCACCGGCCTGACTTTGTCTCTTCATCCCCGGCCGTGATTCTGGCGGCGGCCGCCGCCCGCACCCATTCTATTCGCCTCAGCAGCGCCGTCACTGTCCTCAGTTCCGATGACCCGGTGCGCGTCTTTCAAGATTTCGCCAGCCTGGACCTGCTCTCCCAGGGTCGGGCAGAGATCATGGCCGGGCGCGGTTCGTTCATCGAATCCTTCCCCCTCTTTGGCTACGACTTGCGCGATTACAACACCCTGTTTGCCGAAAAGCTGGAGCTGCTCTTGAAGCTGCGCGCCGCAGAGCGGGTGAGTTGGTCGGGAAAGCACCGGCCAGCTTTGCAGGATCAGGGGGTTTATCCACGGCCGTTTCAGGCCCAACTACCCATTTGGGTCGCCGTCGGCGGCACGCCAGAATCGGTGATACGCGCGGCGACGTTGGGGCTGCCATTGGCCATTGCCATTATTGGCGGGCTGCCAGAACAGTTTGCCCAACTCGTGACGCTCTATCGCGGCGTGGCGCTCCAGAACGGGCACGACCTGAACAACATGCCAGTCAGCATTAACTCCCACGGCTTTATCGCCGACAATTCGCAGCAGGCTGTCGCAGAAGCATTTCCCGTGTTTCAGCAGACTATGAACAAAATCGGCCGAGAGCGCGGCTGGCCGCCGATGACCCGCCAGCAGTTTGACGCCTCCTGCACGCTGCGCGGAGCCAATTTCATCGGCAGTCCGGCTGAGGTGATCGAGAAGATTCTCTTTCAGCACAAGATATTCCGCCATCAGCGTTTTTTACTGCAACTGAGCGTCGGCACGATGCCTCATGACAAGGTGCTGCGGGCGATTGAACTGCTGGGCACAAAAGTCGCGCCGCTGGTCAGGGATGAGGTAGCCCGCCAGACTGCGGCCGGGTAA
- a CDS encoding sigma-70 family RNA polymerase sigma factor, with protein MSWDDESLAAALQHAVQLVAAQKGEPIARTIAPIVMANLDRGRVHYFLDGHEDAHPEAYVWRVFAFYEKWQPYLYQIQEERCAEYWLPLYEKLKRWAYNYLSSKNYFATPAQKLELATDCAAMAATRLLNARFPYDTDFDPWVYMLLQNVMLKSLHREYKEYREEVARVQNVDDWEEWESLLPHLSTKGERDRAELRQALSSAIEQLASDARKQIILLHYIEGMSLQQIAREMGRSDSAIHKLHFDALNNLRKIWGSSWDKYE; from the coding sequence ATGAGTTGGGATGATGAATCGTTGGCAGCGGCGCTGCAACACGCCGTGCAACTGGTGGCTGCACAAAAGGGAGAGCCGATTGCCCGAACCATTGCCCCCATTGTCATGGCGAACCTGGATAGAGGGCGTGTTCATTATTTTCTCGACGGGCATGAAGACGCGCATCCTGAAGCGTATGTCTGGCGTGTGTTTGCCTTCTATGAGAAGTGGCAGCCCTATCTTTATCAAATCCAGGAAGAACGCTGCGCCGAATATTGGCTGCCGCTTTACGAGAAGTTAAAGCGTTGGGCCTACAACTACCTCTCAAGCAAGAACTACTTTGCCACACCTGCCCAGAAGCTAGAATTGGCGACCGACTGCGCGGCTATGGCGGCGACCCGGCTGTTGAATGCCCGTTTTCCTTATGATACCGACTTTGATCCCTGGGTCTATATGCTGCTGCAAAATGTGATGTTGAAATCCTTGCACCGGGAATACAAGGAATACCGGGAAGAGGTTGCGCGTGTGCAGAACGTGGACGATTGGGAGGAATGGGAGAGTCTGCTGCCGCATCTGTCTACCAAAGGAGAGCGGGATAGAGCCGAACTGCGTCAGGCGTTATCGTCGGCTATTGAGCAGTTAGCCTCTGATGCCCGCAAGCAGATCATTTTGTTGCACTACATTGAAGGCATGTCTTTGCAGCAGATTGCCAGGGAAATGGGGCGAAGTGACAGCGCCATCCATAAATTACATTTTGATGCCCTGAACAACCTGAGAAAGATTTGGGGCAGCTCGTGGGATAAATATGAGTAG